A portion of the Celeribacter baekdonensis genome contains these proteins:
- a CDS encoding DUF1285 domain-containing protein yields the protein MTVSAESIAAAVKAAKTHGLPPVDKWDPPFCGDLDMRIARDGTWFYLGTPIGRIGLVRLFSTVLKREGDAYFLVTPVEKVGITVEDVPFLAVDFTASGQGTDQVLTFQTSVGDEAEAGPDHPLRFADRDGEPAPYVEIRAGLEALIDRKSFFRLVDHAVTQEIDGTPMFGVWSKGVFFPLAPVDDLS from the coding sequence GTGACTGTCTCAGCCGAAAGCATTGCCGCCGCCGTCAAGGCCGCAAAAACCCATGGTTTGCCACCCGTGGACAAATGGGACCCGCCATTTTGTGGCGATCTGGATATGCGGATCGCGCGGGATGGGACATGGTTCTATCTGGGAACGCCGATTGGGCGGATTGGATTGGTGCGACTGTTTTCAACCGTGTTGAAACGCGAAGGTGACGCCTATTTTTTGGTGACGCCGGTGGAAAAGGTGGGAATCACCGTTGAGGATGTGCCGTTTTTGGCGGTGGATTTCACGGCTTCGGGTCAAGGGACGGATCAGGTTTTGACCTTTCAGACCTCGGTTGGCGATGAGGCGGAGGCTGGCCCGGATCACCCCTTGCGCTTTGCCGACCGAGACGGAGAGCCCGCGCCCTATGTCGAAATCCGGGCGGGGCTTGAAGCGCTGATTGATCGCAAAAGCTTCTTTCGCCTCGTTGACCATGCTGTCACGCAGGAGATTGACGGCACGCCAATGTTTGGGGTCTGGTCCAAGGGCGTGTTTTTCCCGCTCGCGCCTGTGGATGATCTCAGCTGA